From Xenopus laevis strain J_2021 chromosome 7L, Xenopus_laevis_v10.1, whole genome shotgun sequence, one genomic window encodes:
- the LOC121395610 gene encoding protein TsetseEP-like isoform X1 — protein sequence MELLQDLLVCVLLLSALGNVVSINNEEVIEGESVSLSVKLNLSEYQMIIWKFDTYNLVALETMNNTPICFPEYEGRCTLFENATLQLDNLTPADQGNYTVTVLDVETGLSMSGSVYLTVLSNTMNTTEDPSTQNTTSDELTTASDISQVPEYNPATTTDYDPITEYDPATTVSTYNPDSEFTIVTIPEPDYYPVTIPEPDYYPGPLLNPGYDPDYNPEYEPEYNPENDTSTENPEYEPENDTSTENPE from the exons ATGGAGCTCTTACAGGATCTATTGGTTTGTGTTCTGCTTCTGTCGGCTTTAG GAAATGTGGTTTCTATAAATAATGAGGAGGTTATTGAAGGAGAATCTGTGTCTCTCAGTGTAAAGCTGAACCTATCTGAATATCAGATGATAATATGGAAGTTTGATACATACAATCTGGTTGCATTAGAAACAATGAACAACACTCCAATTTGTTTTCCGGAGTATGAAGGGAGATGCACCTTGTTCGAAAATGCAACGCTGCAGCTGGACAATCTGACCCCTGCAGACCAGGGCAATTACACAGTCACTGTACTGGATGTGGAAACAGGATTGTCCATGTCAGGATCAGTCTATCTCACAGTACTGA GTAACACTATGAATACCACTGAGGACCCCAGCACCCAG AATACAACCTCAGATGAATTAACAACTGCTTCAGACATTAGTCAAG TTCCAGAATATAATCCag CAACCACTACAGATTATGATCCAA TCACAGAGTATGATCCAG CCACTACAGTTTCCACATATAATCCAG ACTCAGAATTTACTATAG TTACCATTCCAGAACCCGACTATTACCCag TTACCATTCCAGAACCCGACTATTACCCag GTCCATTATTGAATCCAG GATATGATCCag ATTATA ATCCAGAATATGAGCCAG AATATAATCCAG AGAATGATACATCCACAGAGAATCCAG AATATGAGCCAG AGAATGATACATCAACAGAGAATCCAG AGTGA
- the LOC121395610 gene encoding protein TsetseEP-like isoform X2 encodes MELLQDLLVCVLLLSALGNVVSINNEEVIEGESVSLSVKLNLSEYQMIIWKFDTYNLVALETMNNTPICFPEYEGRCTLFENATLQLDNLTPADQGNYTVTVLDVETGLSMSGSVYLTVLSNTMNTTEDPSTQNTTSDELTTASDISQVPEYNPATTTDYDPITEYDPATTVSTYNPDSEFTIVTIPEPDYYPVTIPEPDYYPGPLLNPGYDPDYNPEYEPEYNPENDTSTENPEYEPENDTSTENPE; translated from the exons ATGGAGCTCTTACAGGATCTATTGGTTTGTGTTCTGCTTCTGTCGGCTTTAG GAAATGTGGTTTCTATAAATAATGAGGAGGTTATTGAAGGAGAATCTGTGTCTCTCAGTGTAAAGCTGAACCTATCTGAATATCAGATGATAATATGGAAGTTTGATACATACAATCTGGTTGCATTAGAAACAATGAACAACACTCCAATTTGTTTTCCGGAGTATGAAGGGAGATGCACCTTGTTCGAAAATGCAACGCTGCAGCTGGACAATCTGACCCCTGCAGACCAGGGCAATTACACAGTCACTGTACTGGATGTGGAAACAGGATTGTCCATGTCAGGATCAGTCTATCTCACAGTACTGA GTAACACTATGAATACCACTGAGGACCCCAGCACCCAG AATACAACCTCAGATGAATTAACAACTGCTTCAGACATTAGTCAAG TTCCAGAATATAATCCag CAACCACTACAGATTATGATCCAA TCACAGAGTATGATCCAG CCACTACAGTTTCCACATATAATCCAG ACTCAGAATTTACTATAG TTACCATTCCAGAACCCGACTATTACCCag TTACCATTCCAGAACCCGACTATTACCCag GTCCATTATTGAATCCAG GATATGATCCag ATTATAATCCAG AATATGAGCCAG AATATAATCCAG AGAATGATACATCCACAGAGAATCCAG AATATGAGCCAG AGAATGATACATCAACAGAGAATCCAG AGTGA
- the LOC121395610 gene encoding C5a peptidase-like isoform X17 translates to MELLQDLLVCVLLLSALGNVVSINNEEVIEGESVSLSVKLNLSEYQMIIWKFDTYNLVALETMNNTPICFPEYEGRCTLFENATLQLDNLTPADQGNYTVTVLDVETGLSMSGSVYLTVLSNTMNTTEDPSTQNTTSDELTTASDISQVPEYNPATTTDYDPSPLLNPGYDPDYNPEYEPEYNPENDTSTENPEYEPENDTSTENPE, encoded by the exons ATGGAGCTCTTACAGGATCTATTGGTTTGTGTTCTGCTTCTGTCGGCTTTAG GAAATGTGGTTTCTATAAATAATGAGGAGGTTATTGAAGGAGAATCTGTGTCTCTCAGTGTAAAGCTGAACCTATCTGAATATCAGATGATAATATGGAAGTTTGATACATACAATCTGGTTGCATTAGAAACAATGAACAACACTCCAATTTGTTTTCCGGAGTATGAAGGGAGATGCACCTTGTTCGAAAATGCAACGCTGCAGCTGGACAATCTGACCCCTGCAGACCAGGGCAATTACACAGTCACTGTACTGGATGTGGAAACAGGATTGTCCATGTCAGGATCAGTCTATCTCACAGTACTGA GTAACACTATGAATACCACTGAGGACCCCAGCACCCAG AATACAACCTCAGATGAATTAACAACTGCTTCAGACATTAGTCAAG TTCCAGAATATAATCCag CAACCACTACAGATTATGATCCAA GTCCATTATTGAATCCAG GATATGATCCag ATTATAATCCAG AATATGAGCCAG AATATAATCCAG AGAATGATACATCCACAGAGAATCCAG AATATGAGCCAG AGAATGATACATCAACAGAGAATCCAG AGTGA
- the LOC121395610 gene encoding uncharacterized protein LOC121395610 isoform X4 yields the protein MELLQDLLVCVLLLSALGNVVSINNEEVIEGESVSLSVKLNLSEYQMIIWKFDTYNLVALETMNNTPICFPEYEGRCTLFENATLQLDNLTPADQGNYTVTVLDVETGLSMSGSVYLTVLSNTMNTTEDPSTQNTTSDELTTASDISQVPEYNPATTTDYDPITEYDPATTVSTYNPDSEFTIVTIPEPDYYPVTIPEPDYYPGPLLNPDYNPEYEPEYNPENDTSTENPEYEPENDTSTENPE from the exons ATGGAGCTCTTACAGGATCTATTGGTTTGTGTTCTGCTTCTGTCGGCTTTAG GAAATGTGGTTTCTATAAATAATGAGGAGGTTATTGAAGGAGAATCTGTGTCTCTCAGTGTAAAGCTGAACCTATCTGAATATCAGATGATAATATGGAAGTTTGATACATACAATCTGGTTGCATTAGAAACAATGAACAACACTCCAATTTGTTTTCCGGAGTATGAAGGGAGATGCACCTTGTTCGAAAATGCAACGCTGCAGCTGGACAATCTGACCCCTGCAGACCAGGGCAATTACACAGTCACTGTACTGGATGTGGAAACAGGATTGTCCATGTCAGGATCAGTCTATCTCACAGTACTGA GTAACACTATGAATACCACTGAGGACCCCAGCACCCAG AATACAACCTCAGATGAATTAACAACTGCTTCAGACATTAGTCAAG TTCCAGAATATAATCCag CAACCACTACAGATTATGATCCAA TCACAGAGTATGATCCAG CCACTACAGTTTCCACATATAATCCAG ACTCAGAATTTACTATAG TTACCATTCCAGAACCCGACTATTACCCag TTACCATTCCAGAACCCGACTATTACCCag GTCCATTATTGAATCCAG ATTATA ATCCAGAATATGAGCCAG AATATAATCCAG AGAATGATACATCCACAGAGAATCCAG AATATGAGCCAG AGAATGATACATCAACAGAGAATCCAG AGTGA
- the LOC121395610 gene encoding uncharacterized protein LOC121395610 isoform X3, with protein sequence MELLQDLLVCVLLLSALGNVVSINNEEVIEGESVSLSVKLNLSEYQMIIWKFDTYNLVALETMNNTPICFPEYEGRCTLFENATLQLDNLTPADQGNYTVTVLDVETGLSMSGSVYLTVLSNTMNTTEDPSTQNTTSDELTTASDISQVPEYNPATTTDYDPITEYDPATTVSTYNPDSEFTIVTIPEPDYYPVTIPEPDYYPGPLLNPDYNPEYEPEYNPENDTSTENPEYEPENDTSTENPE encoded by the exons ATGGAGCTCTTACAGGATCTATTGGTTTGTGTTCTGCTTCTGTCGGCTTTAG GAAATGTGGTTTCTATAAATAATGAGGAGGTTATTGAAGGAGAATCTGTGTCTCTCAGTGTAAAGCTGAACCTATCTGAATATCAGATGATAATATGGAAGTTTGATACATACAATCTGGTTGCATTAGAAACAATGAACAACACTCCAATTTGTTTTCCGGAGTATGAAGGGAGATGCACCTTGTTCGAAAATGCAACGCTGCAGCTGGACAATCTGACCCCTGCAGACCAGGGCAATTACACAGTCACTGTACTGGATGTGGAAACAGGATTGTCCATGTCAGGATCAGTCTATCTCACAGTACTGA GTAACACTATGAATACCACTGAGGACCCCAGCACCCAG AATACAACCTCAGATGAATTAACAACTGCTTCAGACATTAGTCAAG TTCCAGAATATAATCCag CAACCACTACAGATTATGATCCAA TCACAGAGTATGATCCAG CCACTACAGTTTCCACATATAATCCAG ACTCAGAATTTACTATAG TTACCATTCCAGAACCCGACTATTACCCag TTACCATTCCAGAACCCGACTATTACCCag GTCCATTATTGAATCCAG ATTATAATCCAG AATATGAGCCAG AATATAATCCAG AGAATGATACATCCACAGAGAATCCAG AATATGAGCCAG AGAATGATACATCAACAGAGAATCCAG AGTGA